Within Aquisphaera giovannonii, the genomic segment GAGCCGACGCTGCCCGCGGGGTGGCATCTCGGGGTCGAGGCGCCGGTCCGGATGCCGGCGAGCGCCGGCCTCCCCGAGCCGGACCTGTCCGTGACGCGGGGCGCCGTGGACGACTACGAGGTCCGCGACCCGGGCCCGGCCGACGTCGCCCTGGTCGTCGAGGTCGCCGACAGCACGCTGGCCGAGGACCGCCGCCGCGCGGCCGTCTACCTCGCCGAGGGCTACCCGGCCTACTGGGTCGTCAACGTCCGGGATCACCAGCTCGAGGTCTTCCGCCTGGGTGCAGAGCCCGAGATCATCGGGGACGAAGCCTCGGCCGAGCTGGTGCTCGACGGGGCGGCCGTCGCCCGGATCGCCGTCGCGGACTTGCTGCCCCGGCGGCCCGCGTAACCGAACCACTACAGCCCGCAAACCTGCCTCGAAGGGAGTTATTTTAGTTAGTTTATTTTTATCTATTTTAGCGTTAATTTCTACCACGGTTAATAATCTGGCCAAGTTGACATTTTCTCCAAAGTTACCAGTGGCAAATTTAACTTGGCTACCCAGTAACCACAACGTGTTTTTTATTCTGGAGTTACGTGCGGGCAGAGACACGCCAAAAGTCACCGGATGAGCCTGGACTTTTGGCGTCGTGAAAGGCAGGATTGATGTCGCGATAGGAGTGCGGGTCGAAGCCTCACCCCGCGAACTCAAGGGAGAGGGTTAAGCCGTGTCAATCATCCGAGATTGATCCGCCCGAACGGGCTCGACCTCGTCCCCTTCCCGCTTCCGCCGCAACACGTCCGGCGGCCAAGCCAATCCACCAGACGACCGGATCGGGCCACGCCTCGATCCGTGCCGATCGCTCCCCGTCCGTCAATTCCCGGAGGACCCATGGGCCGCCAACGCTCCGGCGCGATACCCGAGTGGATCGCCGCCGGCACCGCCCGCAAACGCCTCGGCGTCTCGCCCGAGCGGATGCTCTGGATGCTCGCCACGAAGCGCGTGCGCTGCCGCATCACGTCGCGCCGCCTCTGGCCCGAGTTCTACGCGCCGGACATCGTCAAGGCGCTGCACGAGCTGCCGAAGGTCGGCCTCTTCCGCGACCGTCGTCGGTCGCCGACGGAACCGCCAGGCTCATCGGGAATGAATCAAGCCGAGCGCGTGACCCCAGCCGCCAAGCAAGCGTCACGCACCCGGGCCACCAGCTAAGACCGCCGCGCCCCCGCCGGCCGAGGCCGAGGGGGCAAAGTCCAGCAAGTCCAGCGGGAACAGCACCCTCAGCGTACGTCGCCGGGCGGTGCTGCACAACGGCCATCGCGAGGCGACCGCGGGCGACCGCCCGCGCCGACGGGGTTTCACGCTATGGGTTCGCATCCACGCCGCCGGCAATGGCTGGCCGCCCGGTCGGGACGCTACCGCGCCGCCAGGCCATTCCTCTCGGGCTCGGAGCCTGCTAAGTTCGAACCGCCGATCAGTCGGCGCAAAAGAGAAGGGCCCGGAGTTACCAGCTCCGAGCCCTTCGCAGCAGTCGTTCGGTCGAGCTGGCAGCAACCGGCTCGCCGATTTTGTCCCGTTGTCAGCTTCCGACCCCAACGGAACCCGATGCAACTGTACCACGCCCGTCCAGAGGACGGAATGCGTTTCCGCGCGCCTGCGCGCCCCCAACTCCAACAGGCCGCCCTGGCCGGGAGCGGTCGCCGATGACGGCCGCCCTGACAACCAGGCAAGCCGCGCCCTCGGACCCGACCCCAGGCCGCCGCCGGGTGATCCGGGCCATCCATCGCCGGATCGACCAGGCCGAGGGCCCCAACTCCGCCCACAAGCGCCTCCTCAAGCTCGTCGGGAACATCACGGATTGGGGATGCAACCCGGCCGGCTGCTACATGAGCAACCGGCGAATCGCCGAGGAGCTGGGGCTGTCCGTCCCCTACGTGAAGAAGCTCGTCCGGGAGCTGGTGGACCTGGGATGGCTGGCCCATGAGCACAACCCGATCCGCCGGCCCGGATCGGGTTACCGGGCCCTGCACCTGGGGCCCGAAGCCCTGCGGCTGGCGCTGCCCCGGGTCATAGGTGCAGGGGATACTCCGGTATCCCCTGCAGAGGCTCCCCCGGCATCCCCTGTGGCGGGGGGTCTCCCTACGGGAGCCCTGGGATCCACAACGACGACGAACAACGGCACACCGGAGTCGTCGTCGATGATCGAGCCCCCCGGACCGGGAGACCCTCCGCCGGCCACGGCCCCCGCCGCGGACATCCATGCATCGGAGCCGGCCACGCCGACGGCCCCCCGGATCGCCCCGGGCACCGATCGCGAACCGGCCGCCGAGCCCGCGGCGATCGACGCGGCGCCCCTGGCCAGGCTGACGGCCCGGCTGGTTGCGCTGGCCGGGCTGTCCGCCGCCCAGGCCGAGGCGAAGATCCGCCGCGCGGCCGCCGACTTCCCGGCCGAGTGGCTCGAGCCGGCGATCGACGCCGCGGCCAAGGTCCGGCCGAAGGACGGGCCGTGGCATTGGGGCATCGTGGTGGGTGTCCTGCGAAACTTCCGAGCCGAGGGCGGGCCGCCGGCGGCCAGGCCGGGGCCGGCCCGGGCCCGCATGCGGCGGGCCCGGGAGAAGATCGACGAGCTGGGGCGTCGCGGCCGGATCCTGGTCGTCGACGGCGGGAGTCTCCGGGTCGAGCCGCGGGATCCCGACGATCCCCCGGCCCTGGCGCTCCCGGATGACCTGAGGGCCGAGCTGGTCGATCTCAAGCCCGAGCTGCTCGAGCTGCTCGGCGGGAGGGTCCCATGAACCGCGCCGAGGCCCGGGACGCATGGGCGATCGAGGAGACGCGACGCCTGGCGGCCCTCGGCGATCGCGTCGCCCTGGCCGAGCTGGCCCGGATCGAGGCCCGCGAGAGGGGCGAGCCGGCGCCGACGCCCCCGGTGCCGGCCTCATCGCTCGCCGGCGGCGCGGTCGAGGCGGGGCGGGCGCGGCTGGCGAGGGCGGGCGACGCGCTGGTCCGCCTGGGGCTGGACCCGAAGCTCCGGCCGGAGCTGAGGGAGCTGGCCGCGACCATGGCCGCGCTGGTCCGGCGGATCGAGCTGGTCGAGTCCGGGGAGGCCGACCAAGCCGTCGCCGGCGAGGCCGAAGCGGAGGCGGTCGCGGAGGGCCGGGCCGCCGGAGCCCCGACGGCCCGGCAGGCCCGAGGTGCCCCCGGACGGCAATCATGCGTGCATGTGATCGGCCGAGAGGAGGCGCCCGCGGCCGCTTTTCAGGTGTTAGGTCTGTTAGGTCCGCGGCCGTCCGGCCCCCCTGCGGGTGCCGAGCCCCTCAAGCGTCGGCCCCCCGATGCCGGCAGCCGCCGCGGCGGTCGCTCTTCCCAGATTGCCCATTTTCCGGGATAAAGCCGCGGCATGGCCCTTTTTAAGTGTTTGGTCTGTTTGGTCGCTCATGTGTTGCGGGCCCTTTCGGGCGTCGAGTGCCGGCCCCCCGCCGGCGACGAGGGGGCCCACCGCGCCGTGTATTGATAGCATGCATTTTACTGTGTTCGACGAGCGATCGCCGCGTACCGCCCCCCCGGCCCCCGCGGGGGCATCCACCCGGATGCGATCCCGACGGCGTGGCCCCGATCTCACGCCGGCCCCGGGATCCCCATGCTTGCGAGGTCGGCGCGGTCCATTTCCCCTTCATTAAACAAGCAGGGATTGGCCCGGGCCGTATGATCGAGATGAGGGCCGTCCGGCCCCCGCTCGACGCCGAGCCCCATCCCCGGGCCGGGGCCGACCGGCCCGATGGGCCGCCCCGATCCCCCGCGCGACCCGGCATACAAGCGGCCGGGGAGTACGGAGTCCCCGCCCCGGGCGGCGTTCCCGCCACCCGTCCATGGGCTTGCGCCGATTGACCCCCCGCCCCGACCCCGAATACAATATGCCATTGTATTCGCACTTACCCGGGAACCCACGATGACGACCCTCGAAAACCCTGGAAAACGCGGGGGTTGCGAGCCGCGCATCCCCAAGAAAACTCCGAATACAACAAAACCCGGCCAGAAGGCCGACTGGGCGGGGGCCGTCGACCGGTTCGTCGGCCACCTGGCCACGGCCCGGAAGTCGGTCCACACCCTTCACCACTACCGGGAGGACCTGGCCGCGTTCGCGGCCTGGTGGCCGACCGTCTCCGCCGACGAGCTCACCCCCGCGGCCATCACCGGATTCGACGTCGCCCGCTGGCAGGCCCACCTGGTAGAGGAGCCGCTCGACCCGGTCGGCCGCAGGCGGAAGCCGGCGACGGTCAATGCCAAGCTCGCCGCGCTGCGATCCTTCCTCCTGTGGGCCGGCAAGGCCGGGGTCGTCGACAAGGTGCCCGAGGTCCCGCGGCGGGAGCGTCTCGGCCGGCGGATGGTCCGCTGGCTCGACAGGCGCCAGCTCCACCAGCTCCTCCGCCGATCGGCCGCCCGGCCGCGGGACCACGCGGTCATCACGGCCCTGGTCGAGACCGGCCTCCGCGTCGCCGAGCTGGTCGCCCTCCGCTGGTACGACGTCGAGCTCAAGGAACGCAAGGGGACGATCGCCGTCCGCTCCGGCAAGGGGCGCAAGCCGCGGATCGTCCCCCTGTCCCGGGACGCCCGGGCGGCCTTCGAGTCGCTCCGGCCCGCCGGCGTCCGGCCCGGGGACCCAGTGTTCGTCGGCCAGCGCGGCCCGCTCAAGGTCCGCGGCGTCCAGGACCTCCTGGCGAAGTACGAGGACCCGAAGGCCGGGCTCGACAACCTCACCCCGCACATGCTGCGGCACACCTTCGCCATCGGGCTGCGGGACCGCGGCGTCCCCTGGCCGACGATCGCGGCCCTGATGGGGCACGAGTCCGTGAAGACCACGATGGACAACTACGCGGTCCCCTCGGAGCGGGACCTCGAGGCGGCCATCAACCCGTTCGCGGACGAAGACTCAACGGCATGAGCCGCGGGGGATCGGATTGGACGCCCATAGGAAGGCGTCCCGGAACCGTTCGCATCTAGGAACGCGAGGATAGGCAGCGAGCCATGCGCCCGACCAGCGTGCGATTCACGATCGGGCGACTGATGGCCGCTGTGGCGGTTATCGCTATCCTCCTCGGCTGGCTTGGCTTATGGGCAGCGCTCGCTTTCGTCGGCCTTAGCCTCGTCGTCATTATCCCCGCCGCGATCGCCCCTCCGGGACACCGGCTCGAAGCCGCGAGTTGGGCGAGTTCGCTTCAACCGGCTGTCGTGCTGTTCTACCTGTATGCCACTTGGGCCACGGCTTGGTGTGTGCTGGGGCACCCTCCGAGGCCAGCACTCGACGATCCGAAATCCATCAGCCCCATCGTCGACGTTCCCTACGATATGTTCGCCTTCTCACTTATGTTGGGATCGATGATCTGTGCTTGCACCGGTCTCCTACTGTCGGCGGTTTGCCTCGTCCGTCGAAGGAGCGTCGGCCCTCTCTTGACCCTTCCATTCGCGTGGCTGGCGGGTTTCCTCGCCCTGGCTTCGGACCCGCTGGGCGTCCTCTTTTGGTACTTCGACTGAGGGATTCCTCCGTCGGGCCGATGTGATGGGCATGGGGGCGGCCGGCGGGGGTCGCCGGCCGCGGCGGGATGTCAGATGAGCGCCGACTCGTGAGAGCAGCCGGCAACGCTCCGGGCGACGTGTTCAGGCTCGAGGCCCGCCCGCCGGGCCATGGCGTCTACGCGATCGGTCCACGCGGCGAAGTCCTCCCGAAGGCCCGAGAAATGAGCCCAGGTAGCCCATGAACGACGAAGAAATCTCCCGCGAGATGGCGGCCCTCGCGAGGACGTTCCCCTCGATGAAGTACGCCCTGGGCGTCGAGCCCTGGAACGCCCTCCAGCTCGAGACGTGGGCCAAGGGCCCGCACTCGCACGGCCAGGTCGTGACCGCCCGGTTCCTGCTGGCCGTGTGGGACCCGCACCGGGCCTGGGAGCTGGAGCGGTTCGAGCTGATGGAAGCCCTCCGCGTGTGGGATGACGCGCACCGGGGGGCCTTCCTCGCGTGGGCTTCCGAGCCGTGGTGGCCGTGAAGCCGAGGCGGTGAGGATCCGGGAGGATTCTCGCGCCGATGGCGTCGCGCCGAGTCGGAGACCGCGACATGCCCGTCTCCAGGTTGGAGCAGTGGGCCCGTGGGCTCATCAAGGCGGCCGTGACGTTCGACCATAGGATGGCGATCCTCCGCTTCCTGGAGGGTAACCAACCGCCGCCTACATTCGGCGTGGGCAACTGGCAGCCCGACGAGGCGACGCACGGGCCGCGGATCGTCATCCCGGGGGCCGATGTCCGGCCGCGGCCGTCGCACGAGGTCGGGGACGACTGCGGCGGCCCGGGGGACGACTCCGATCGCATCGTCGTCCCGATGGCCGACGAGCGCTACCTGAAAAGGGCGACGAGGGCGACCAAGACGAGGGGACCGAAGCGGAGGACGCCGGTGATGCCTGACGATCCTCGCATCCTGACCGGCGAGCCCATCGCGGAGGTCATCGACGAGCCCCCGCCGGCACACCCGGCGCCCGTCGCCGCGCGGCCTCGGCCGGCCTCTAGTCCCGACGGGCGGCGATCCTGAGGTCGGAATCGCTCGGCTCGGCCATGACCACGAACCCGTCCAATGCCTCGGCCGCCAGCCGCAATTGCCGCTCGCGACCCCGCCCGGCAGGCCCTCGCTCGCCGGCCGCGCGAAAGAGGTAGCCGAATGTGACGGCGGCCCCCCTGTCGCGGGGGCATCCGGGGGTGTCGACCTCCCAGGTCCCGTCGTCGTATAGCCGGGCCGTCATGTCGGCCGACGATACGGTCCCGACCAATCTCTTCATCGAGATGACCTTCTTCTAATACCTGATGATGCCGGGATGCAACGGCCCGCTCGCGCGGCGTGCCTTGGAATGCTAGCGTATCGTTTCGAGCGTTCAAGATCCGAGTTTCCCATCGGCGACGGCTTTCGATCGCCTGTCCCATGCGAGAACTTAGTCCGAACCGCCGGACTTTCGCGGCCGGGCCGGCCTGTTTTCTTAAAATACATTAATAAACAGAAAGATTCTCGAAAGATCCCTTGCAATGTCTAAGTAAACGGTAGACGATCTCAGTCATGATGCGAGCCAACAACGCATGCGACAGCGATCCATGCATTCGGGACATGCTCTCCAGAGGCCCTTTGCAGTCCGAAGCCAGACCTCATCGCTACGCCTGCTGATCTCGTGATGCCGGCCGCTCGACGCCACGCCGGGGGGCTTTGTCGCCACCCGTGTGAGGGGCCGCATCGGGACATTTCAGCATTCGGAGTACACCGATGTACTGCGCAGGGACGATGAATGCCCCCGATCCGAGACGCACTTATTCCCGCGACATGAGCCGGCACGATATCCTCCCCGCCGAGGAGGAGCGGCGCCTCGCCGAGGCGGCCGCCGCCGGCGACCGCGACGCCCGGGCCCGCCTGATCGGGGCCAACCTCCGCCTGGTCGCCAAGATCGCCGCCCGGTTCCGCGGCCGGGGCATGGACTACGACGACCTGATCTGCGAGGGGAACCTCGGGCTGACCCGGGCCGCCGACCGCTTCGACCCCGGCCGGGGATACCGTTTCACCACGTACGCCAAGCACTGGATCCTCGAGGCGATCCGGTCCGCCCTGAGGGACGCGACCCCCACCATCCGGCTGCCGAGCCACGTGTACGTCCTCGTCTCGAAGTGGCGGCGGGCCGAGCGGTGCCTCTGCCGGGAGCTGGGCCGGATGCCGAGCTCCGGCGAGGTGGCGGGGCACCTGGGGCTCAGCGAAGCCCAGAAGGAGATGGTGGAGAAGGCGAACCGGGCCGGCCGCCTCCGGCTGGAGGGCGCCCTCTCCGATGGCGGCGAGGGCTGGTCCCTCGACGAGGCGGTGGACGACTCCGAGGCGCCGGGGTGCGACCTGGAGCGGGCCGACGAGAGGGCCGAGGTGCTGCGGCGGATAGGCCTCCTGGAGGATTGCGAGCGGGCGGTCGTCACGCTGCGGTATGGGCTGGAGGGCGAGGCCCCGCGGACGCTGGCGGAGGTCGGGCGTAGGCTGGGTATCACCTCCGAGTGGGCCCGCAAGATCGAGCAACGGGCCGTCCGCAAGCTGGTGCTCGGAGCGACCGCGGCCCCCCCACGGGCCACCAGGCACACCGCCTGATCGCCCGGGTCTGGGAAGGGCGGGGCGGCGTTCCACGGCGGCCCGTCTCAACCGGCCGTGCCGCCGTCGGCGTTGTCCGTGTCGACTGGCCGCGCTCGCCCGGGGCATCGCCAGGGCAACGGCGACGGGACGGCCGATCGGCCTATCGCGTCAGGACTGGAGGGGAGGGCAATGGATCTGAGTTTGCGGAGGATTATCGCGCTCGGCGTCCGGATCGCGGACGACCTCGCCGCGACCTCGCCGGCCGAAGCCGCCCCGGGCTGGCCCGGGTTCAGAGAAGAGGACTGGGCCTGCCTGTCGCGGGTCGGCGTCCGGCGCGGGTCGGCGGATGCGATATTCGTCGAGGCCCTGGCACGCCACGCTTACGAGGTGATCGTGAGCGAGGAGCGGGCCGGGGGGGACGAGCCGCGTCGCACGCGGCCGGGCAAGAGCCCGATCGCGAGCACGGGGATCGGGAAACCGATGTCGCCCGAAGGCCAACCGTACCTATCGTGTAATTATGATTCACATCGATAACGTGAACAGATTCCGGAGTTGCGATGTGGCGACCCCGGCCCCCGGAGGAACGCCGATGCTGGCGCGCCCGCAAGTCGAGATCGTCCTGTCCGAGGAGCTGTGGAGATCGCTGAGCCACCGGGCACGGGAGCTGGGCGTGCCGCTGGAGCTGGTGGCAGCCGGCCTGGTCTGCGACACGATCCATCCGGAGCCCGGTGACGATGCCCTGTCGCCGGCCCGCGGCCGGCCGCAGTTCGCCTCGCCTCGTCAGCGTCGGGTCCGCACGGAGTCCCATAGCCCCATGCGGACCGTCCGACACTGATCCGGCTCGCCGGACTTAGCGACCGGCAAAGCCGGCGGCGGGGCGGCCCATGGCCCGCGGGCGGCGCGCTCACGATCACGGGTGCGGCCGATGGGGTGCCGTCGCCCACGACGCTTTTCAGCGGCACACTCAGCCCCGTCGTGGTCTACCAAGCGAAGCCCGGGAAGTGCCGAGCCTGCCTGCTCGGCACCGGCCGGCCGACCGCGGCCCTGATGAGCGGAGGCTTCCCCGCTATCTCGGACGACCCTCAACACCCGTGGGCGAGCACGGATGCCACGTTCGGCCTCGGCGTCACGTTCGACGCGGCGACGCCCAACTTCGGGTTCCCCGTCACGCCCGGGTTCACGTTCGGGCACACGACCGCCCCGCTCTCCCGGTTCCTCGTGTGGCTTGCGGCACGGACAAGTATCAGGTGTGATCCCTCGGCGTAAGCATTGGTGCTTGACTCCGTGCGTCCTTCCTGAGTAAATCGACGCACTCACGTGAGCTTTTGCACCGATGTCATCGCGAGGTATTCCACATGCTAGCAACCCTGAGGGCCGCGGCCGCGGCCGCAATCGTCGCCGTCAGCCTCGCCCCGCTTGCCCGCGGAGACATCCTCGATTTCAGGCCCGGTCCGACGACGGAAGGCACCGTCTCGTATGACGGGCTCGGCGGTCCGCTCGTCGGCTCCGGCATCACCCTCGGGGACGTGCTCTACATAGACACACAAAGTCACACCACGCTGTGGGAGCGACCGCTGTTCAACACCGCCGTAAGCTTTACGACCGGCGACTTCGAGCCCATCGGGAACGACAACGTCTCGTATTTCAGCGCGGGGGCACGTTCGCAATCTCGGCGTCCTTCGACGCATCGTCTCCTGCACAAGTCCTGTTCACCGGGACGGTGACGACGGGCACCTAGCTCTTCCGCCTGAGCGCCTCGTCCTTCTCGCTGGGCTTGAACGGATCGGGTCATTACACCCAAGCAATGATCGGCGCCTATGCGGCGATCGTGGATCAGCCGGGGAACGAGCTGATCGACCAGAGCTATGACTTCGCGGCGAGCATGTTCCTGCCGGCCGCGAGCGTCCAGAACGGATTCAGCACGACGCCTACCACGCCGTACATCGGCATCGGGGCGATGCACACCGTGCCCCCCGCCCCCGAGCCCAGGTCCGTCGCGTTGCTCGCCATCGGTCTGGCCCTGGCCGGCTCCCGTGTCGCGACGCGCCGCACCCGTGGGGCATCCATGGACCCGAGAGGGAGACCGGCAATGCCCGTGATCGCCGTGCAGCAGACTGCCAAAGCCTGGCGAGTCGTCCGCCCCGCCCCCGCGGTTCCGGTTATGACGGGGCTCCGGTCCTGCGGATTGCGAGGCCGCGTTGCCTCGTAGGGAAATCCCTTAGTGCTCGTTGCGGGCCCGGCTATGCCATGCGAACTTGTACGTGGGATCGACAACGAAGTCGGCCCCTCACCTCTGCCGAAGCCACAGGGAATGCCGCATGCCTCGCAAGAACGCCTCGCGCCGCGCGGCCATCGCCGCGATCCTCCGGGAGATCGCCTCCAGCATCGAGGACTCGGCGCCCGCCGGCCGGGCCGACCGCTGGGGCGATGAGGATTACGAGTACACCGAGGTCCGCATCCCCGGGCGGCTGGCGACGTGCCTCGACCTGAGCATCAGCGGCTCGACCGTCCTCATCAGGGCGGCCCGGAAAGATGCGTCCGCGGCCGGGGAGTTCACCATCATCGCGGCCGGCTGACCCCTCGTGCCGCCCGGGACGCCGCGGCGGCCTCGCACGCCCGACCTGTCGATGAAGCGGTGCAGCGCCGGCCGGCTACCCGGTTCCGGTCGCGAGGGGGTGCCGGACATGCGGGTTGTTCGCGAGGGACGGCGTCATGGCCTGGACGATCGGCCCCAAGAAGTGCCCGGCCTGCGACGGGCAACACCCGCTATCCGGGCACGAGCAGCACCACCTCTCGTATTCGTGCCCCGAGAAGTGGGTGCGGGTACGCGTCAGGGGCCTCGACAGCGACCGGGCGACGTACTCCCCCGACCGACCGCCGGACGAGGTGACGGCCGTCGACGAGTTCTGGCGGTAGGATGCCCCAGGAGCCACGCACGGCCCGGTGCGATAGATCCGACCTACCGTGGTAGGAATCAGGTGATGCAGCGCCGACCGATCCTTGGCCGGGCTGCACCCGCAATCGACGACGGCCGACCGCCACTTCGCCCGATCCGTGGTGCCGATCGAGGGCGTCGACGACGCCATGCGGGATGACCTCGGCGATCGCTGGACCGCCGAGTCTGCGCGATCTGAGTGGGTCCCAGGCCTGCTGCCGCCAACCCATGAAGTCATACGAGTTTGAGCTTCTACGCCGAATTTTGTAGTTTTCTATGGAATAACCGGTCCTGGCGTATTAGCTTAATAAGACTGGCATTCGGCGAGCGCGGACGACGAGGATGGCCGTGCGGCACCGCCCGCGATGAGGCGGACCCGCGCATCATGTGACCACAAAGCCGGAAGCCCCGTCGGTGAGCCGAGCCCGGGCACCGCCGATCGGGAGTCAACGTGATGATGACCCGGCCCCTGTCCGCCCTCGACCCCGGCCCCGGCTTCCGACATCCGCCGCCGCAGACTCCGGCACTCCCACGCCTCGCCGAGGCGATCGTCGCGACCGTCCGCGAGCCCTTGCTCGTCCTCGACGACGACTTGGTCGTCCACGCCGCCAACCCGGCCTTCTGCGACGCATTCCGGATCCCGCCCGCCGAGACCCTGGGCCGCCGGCTCGCCGATGTAGGCCTGGGCGCCTGGGATATCCCGGCCCTGCGCTCGCTGTTGGGGCGCATCATCCCCTCGGGCAGCTGCGTCGAGGGCTTCGAGCTCGAGGATGACTTCCCGCTCGTCGGCCGTCGCTCCTGCTGATAAATGCCCGGCGTATCGAAGCCGAGCCGGGCCGGCCGCACCTGATCCTCATGGCG encodes:
- a CDS encoding Uma2 family endonuclease, whose protein sequence is MATIGQAAAVQAPARRGRITLAEYESWIDGGDIEEGAPIELFEGRIVRKMTKGRRHTAGSYHARRAIEPTLPAGWHLGVEAPVRMPASAGLPEPDLSVTRGAVDDYEVRDPGPADVALVVEVADSTLAEDRRRAAVYLAEGYPAYWVVNVRDHQLEVFRLGAEPEIIGDEASAELVLDGAAVARIAVADLLPRRPA
- a CDS encoding sigma-70 family RNA polymerase sigma factor → MYCAGTMNAPDPRRTYSRDMSRHDILPAEEERRLAEAAAAGDRDARARLIGANLRLVAKIAARFRGRGMDYDDLICEGNLGLTRAADRFDPGRGYRFTTYAKHWILEAIRSALRDATPTIRLPSHVYVLVSKWRRAERCLCRELGRMPSSGEVAGHLGLSEAQKEMVEKANRAGRLRLEGALSDGGEGWSLDEAVDDSEAPGCDLERADERAEVLRRIGLLEDCERAVVTLRYGLEGEAPRTLAEVGRRLGITSEWARKIEQRAVRKLVLGATAAPPRATRHTA
- a CDS encoding tyrosine-type recombinase/integrase, producing the protein MTTLENPGKRGGCEPRIPKKTPNTTKPGQKADWAGAVDRFVGHLATARKSVHTLHHYREDLAAFAAWWPTVSADELTPAAITGFDVARWQAHLVEEPLDPVGRRRKPATVNAKLAALRSFLLWAGKAGVVDKVPEVPRRERLGRRMVRWLDRRQLHQLLRRSAARPRDHAVITALVETGLRVAELVALRWYDVELKERKGTIAVRSGKGRKPRIVPLSRDARAAFESLRPAGVRPGDPVFVGQRGPLKVRGVQDLLAKYEDPKAGLDNLTPHMLRHTFAIGLRDRGVPWPTIAALMGHESVKTTMDNYAVPSERDLEAAINPFADEDSTA
- a CDS encoding PAS domain-containing protein, which codes for MMTRPLSALDPGPGFRHPPPQTPALPRLAEAIVATVREPLLVLDDDLVVHAANPAFCDAFRIPPAETLGRRLADVGLGAWDIPALRSLLGRIIPSGSCVEGFELEDDFPLVGRRSC
- a CDS encoding helix-turn-helix domain-containing protein — its product is MTAALTTRQAAPSDPTPGRRRVIRAIHRRIDQAEGPNSAHKRLLKLVGNITDWGCNPAGCYMSNRRIAEELGLSVPYVKKLVRELVDLGWLAHEHNPIRRPGSGYRALHLGPEALRLALPRVIGAGDTPVSPAEAPPASPVAGGLPTGALGSTTTTNNGTPESSSMIEPPGPGDPPPATAPAADIHASEPATPTAPRIAPGTDREPAAEPAAIDAAPLARLTARLVALAGLSAAQAEAKIRRAAADFPAEWLEPAIDAAAKVRPKDGPWHWGIVVGVLRNFRAEGGPPAARPGPARARMRRAREKIDELGRRGRILVVDGGSLRVEPRDPDDPPALALPDDLRAELVDLKPELLELLGGRVP